The Neomonachus schauinslandi chromosome 13, ASM220157v2, whole genome shotgun sequence DNA segment CGCTCTGGTATTCCTTGAGTGACACTGCTTACCTACTCGAGTGTCTGAATACTGTGGCTGGTTCCAGAGATCTTTCTGTAGGATCTGACTTAAGTCACGTCATCGCTTTGTGTATTTCAGAGGAGAAGATCTGCAGAAGACGAGCTGGCCATGAGAGGTTTCTTGCAGGAAGGGGATCTTATCAGTGTATCCTGCACCTTGGATTACAGCGTCTCTGTGCTCTACACGGAGCTGGGAAATGGGGCTTTGATCGTATGTCTCCTCCTGGAGACACGTAGTCCTGGCGGGGATCTGGATCCTAGATCAAGTGTCTCAGGCTCTGCTGCAGCCTTCCTCCATCCACTTAACCCAGCCGAACTCTCCAGCCCTTGTTCAGACCTGCTGCCTCAGTCATTTTTTGGGGTTTTGTCACTTACGGTGGCCCGTGCTTTAAGCTAGACTCCAATTTTCTTATGCAGGGAGTAGAAAAGGTGTTGTTCACATCAAGACATTCGTGAGAACCAAGGGGGAGAGGTTAGGTCGAGGTGCTGTCCTCCGGGTCTGTCAGGCTGCGAGTGGGACCGTTGGggatgggaggaaaggaagggggggggccAGGGCCCCAGGGAAGGCGGGTGCCGTGAGAGTGTTTGTTCCTTTATCACCCCGGCCAGGCGGAGGTGCAGGCGGTGTTCTCCGATGGGGCTGTCTCTCTGCACACGAGGAGTCTGAAATACGGCAAAGTAAGTTGGGCTCCTGCTTTTCCTGGATACAGACTGAGACTTTGAATCCATTTCTGAATCCCCAGGGCTCTCTGGAACTCGGCCCTGAAGAGCCCCAGAAGTTAAGCAGGACAGGCTGGCGTCCCCAGAGCGGCTGGTTCACGTGGTCATGGGTCAGTAGCATTATCACCGACGACAACTCCTGTTCTCTTCTTACCGAGGAGACTTGTGGCAGGAGAGCTCCTGTGACCGGGGGCCCCGCGCCCTGCTGGCTCGGCTCACTCCCGGGGGCGCTGCCGCTTTGTACTGGGGCCAGGCCTGAGAAGCTCTACTAGGAGCAAAGGGAGGTCATACTGAAACCCGATGGCCCTGGCTCTAGACAAATGTCCAGTCAATAAATTGGGTGTCATTACTAGGAGAAACTGGTTTGCCACTTGAGCCTCTAAATGAAATGTCACTGATTGTACGAAGTTACGTTAGTGAGGCTCTTACTGTTTTAACGATagcatactttttttcttttaaagattcacttattttagcaagagagagtgcacatgagcaggggagggccgagggagagaagcagactccccgctgggcggggagcccgcgtggggcttgattccacaaacctgagatcatgacccgagccgaaaccgaGAGCCAGGGGCCCCACGCCAGCATACTTTCTCTAAAACAGATTATGATTTATTAGTCTCTGGGCTTTATCTGGCGGAACCTTCTCATTTTCTGTTCGCTTGTGGAGTGGCTCCAGTCAGCCGTGCGCGCAGCCCTGGAGCAGCGCCACAGCTACACTCTGGGTGCTGACCTTCCTGGGCCTGGTCCTGCAGACCCTCCCTCTGCGGGATGGGAATTCGgggctgaccctcccccccccccaccggggATGGGTTTGCACCCAGCTGTAGGCCACTCCCCTTGCCCAGCGGCACGCGTGTCCGGGCTGGGTAGGTGGCTGGGATCCAGGTGGAACAGAATGGTGCACCTGGGCCCACAAGAGGCTCGGGCGCACGTCCTCATTAGCGCCAGTTTGCCTGACTCTGCCAGCACATCAGCCCCAGATTCAAATATAATGATAAGaatgggagagaatgagagaagagtATTGAAAGTCACCTTCTCTTGGGGTGTGTCAACAACCTCTGCGTCCAGAAGTGTCCTCTGGGAGTAATTACCCTGTGTGTACACACAGGTGACTGTAGTCATTAACAGGAGTGGCCCCGACTCCGCTGTAATGAGGATGTGTATTCTGTGGTCTGCTTTTCACGCACTTTACTCATGACCCTCCAGTGACTTCGTTTATGCTGTATTTCTTTAGCTAGGCCAGGGGGTGTTGGTCCAGGTTTCCCCCTCCCTGGTCAAACGGCAGAAGACTCACTTCCATGATTTGCCCTGTGGGGCCTCAGTGATTCTTGGTAGCAACGGCTTCATCTGGATTTACCCCACACCCGAGCACAAAGAAGAGGACGCGGGGGGCTTCACTGCAAACCTGGAGGTGTGTAAACACCATGGCTGCTGTCGGGGCGGAGTGGCGCTCAGTCTTCACTGTGCTTCTGGGGCGGGTGGAGCTGGCTGtttcagtttttaaacttttttactttttaaagatttatttatctatttgagagagcgtgcgcatgagcagaggcgggagagggagaaaagcagactccacgctgagcgcagagcccaactcggggctcgatcccacaaccctgagatcatggcctgagctgaaaccaagtcggacgcttaaccggcttacacacccaggcgccccaagagctgtCTGGTTTTAAACCGTATGACTGCTGTAGTCTGAGGGAATTCGAGTTTCCCTTGAGGTGTCTTCATGAACATCGTCTTGCCTTCTCCTTTTCTGAAGGAAAAGGAACGGGAACTGGTTTGATCCCCGTTGGCAGGATGGCAGGTTGCAGGGTTACAGCAGCTGAGGGCCTTTCTAGTCTCCCTTGGAGTTAGCAGTTGATGGGCTTGGAGTCTCGGAGTGATAGGGTCCAAGTTATAAATGATTTCTGCGCTTTGCCGTGACTCTTCCCTAACTTCGGTTCtgtttccctctgcctccgcTGGCAGCCCGTCGCCCTCGCCGACCGAGAGGTGATCTCCCGGCTCCGGAACTGCATCATCTCGCTGGTCACCCAGAGGATGATGCTGTATGACACTAGCATCCTGTATTGCTACGAGGCATCCCTTCCGCACCAGGTACCTGCTCTAGCCACGCCCTCCCTCTTCCTCGTCCTGCTGTAAGTGGGGGGGGGTGTCGTCGTCTGCTCCAGCGCTTCCTCTGGGATCGCAAGCATATCTCCCAGCAGCTTCACATGTCCAGCGGTGGGAACGCATCTGCTGGACAGCCCTACCGAGTATTGGTAGAGTTTCCCCAAGATACTTGTAATATCCTCGGTGTCTAGTGTCAGTCGAAGGATTTGGGGGGATGGAGGTGCTGGGGAGGACTAGTTTACAACAGCAGCTCTCTGGACTTCATCTTCCCATCCcaaattttagttttatctttttagtGAATGCCAAGAATCAGGTCTTTGTTCCTGACAGCTGTATATGGGAGAATCTTGATCGTTCATTAAGCTGGTTCTAGCAGATTGCAATACTTAGCCTCCAATCAAGGAATATAGAGGgatgcctggatagctcagttggttgagcttctggctcttgattttggctcaggttgtgattttgggatcatgggatcgagccccgtgttgggctctgtgttcagcgcagagtctgcttggaattctctctctggcccttccCCCCGCTCACGTGTTCGCtcttgttctttaaaataaataaatcttaggggcgcctgggtggctcagtcgttcagcgtctgcccttggctcaggtcatgatgtcagtgtcttgggattaagccctgcattgggctccctgctcctccctctcctgctcccccctgcttgtgcgtgtgcacatgctctctctctctgtcaaataaataaatacaatctttaaataaattaaatcttaaaaatgaaaggaatataGAAAGTTTATGGTAACCATGCTTGGTTTCTGCGTTTGGATGTCTGCTTATGGTTGGTTTCTTTTCTGAAcaaatacctttttcttttcttctttagatcAAAGACCTCTTAAAGCCAGAAATAATGGAGGAAGTAGTTATGGAAACGCGTCAGAGGCTTTTAGAACAGGAGGGGTGAGGAGAGACATCTGAAGGACGGGACGGTATGCACCTGACCGGAGCCGTTCTTGAAAGTGAAGAATCTGATTTGTGGTCCCATGTGTGTCTCCGTGGAGAACTGACACTCGTCACCTGACCTATATCGGGCTACCTCTGGCCCAAAGACCTGCGTTCTCCTGTtggagggcagagcctggggaagTGCTGCTGGCGCCTCTGGTTGCCCGCAGAGACCATGTTACGGGTAGTTTCAGgcctttggttttttaaatttttattattattatctttcttttttttttttttaaagtttcaagaCTTCAGAAGCACACAGTGTTTCAGCCAAGTGGACTCCCATTTTGGAATAATATGGACAATCTTTTTCTTCCACTCACCATCAATTCACAATTTCACATGAAATTGCCCTTATAAAAAACACAGCCCCCCTGACCCGCAAATTGCCTGTTTTGGCCTCTGTTCCCACTTATGCAGCGCAAGTAGGATATTGAAGAATATagttagtaactttttttttgagagagagggagcgtgcttgcgcaggggtgggggagcgtgtatcttaagcaggctccacacccagcacagagccaatgcagggctcagtctcatgacattgagatcatgatctgagctgaaaccaagagcctgaacgcttaacccactgagccacccaggcgcctgtataGTTAATAACATTAACCCAACAGTCAAATGGAACAATAAAGTTAACCAAGCAGCCTTTGCTTGGTTGGAATCTTATTTCCCACTGCATGTTCCTTCTAGCGGTAAACGTGAGTGTCTACACCAGGCTGCTATAATCTGTCCTGCCTTTAAGGGTGATTTGTCAGAAGCTGACTTAGTGATAACAGAATGAATGTTCAGGGTGCTTCCAAGGAACACGAAAACAATAAGAGAAATGCACATGGGTAAAGAAAAGCTGTTTTCTTCCTGTCAAGTAGTAATGCATTAACTTTAGAATAATTCAgggttgggacacctgggtggctcagtcgttacgcgtctgccgtcggctcaggtcgagtcccacatcgggctccttggtcagtgaggagcctgcttctccctctcccgctgctgctccccctgcttgtgctctctctctctgacaaataaataaaaatctttaaaaaaaaataagtaaataatttggGGTTAAAAACAGGAgattgaagttctcactgaggaATGCTAGAATTCCCATGCATTGGTTTTCCTAATGACTGTCTAAAAATGGTACTCTGATTCAGGTTTGgggaagcatttttttaaaggcagtctATGAAGTGCTATCTTATTTCACAATACGTGaactattttttatatatttataaatgtggcTTTAACATCCCTGTTTCTGTCCCCGTGTCCTGTGTAATACTTGGGAGCAGAGTACAGTTGAAGAAGGGCTTAGCAGATATAAAATCTGATGGAGGCCTTAACTGCTCTCTGCCGGGTCATCTAGTAAAATGTAAACCTTGGACAGTTTCAGTGGTAGTGACTTTGAACACTGCATTTGACAGTTTTGAAATACAGCTTGGCTCTTCACTACTGGTATATTTCCTGTCCTTACAACATTACTCAAGAGGTATCTTACAGACAGCCGAATATTCCATAGGCTGTGGTGCAACTTTAGATTTGCTCACTTGGCATGTTTTTGGAGCACACGCTAAGGCCGGATGAGAGCAGGGAGTGCAGAGGGTGGAAGCCGAAGTCCCTGATTTGGTTTAGTTGACTGGGATCATTTGTAAGCTCTCTGAAAGTTTTTTCTTGCTTGGTCTGGTCTCCCAGGCTGCCAGCCTTCTGCTGCTCATTCAGTATGTCCTGAATGGCAATCACTTACCTGCCCAATGGGAATGATACAAAGAACAGTCTGAAAGCACCTCTTGGGGATGATCTCTCCATGGCCCACTAGAGGGCGCTGTTGTCGAGTGTTAATTCCAGTGGGTGTTCTTAAAAAATGGAGTAAGGGGAAATTATTACACTGGTGCTGAATCCCTGTAGCAACTTGTGATTGCTTTGCTCTATAAAAGTGAGGACAAAGTTAGACTGAATGAGAATATGTGAACCTAAAGGGATTTATTCAACATTTGGTAACGCTGATTTCTGACCGTCAGGCATTTGCTGAGCTCtgcattttagtttttaagtcCTCAAAGGTATCCTTCTACAGTGTTATACAGGAAGTAAAAGAGTATAGTGCATCTCTAGAAAATACTGTAGTCTAGGCTTGGGGTTCACCTGTAATAGGATGGTGAGTGGAAAGTGGAGATTGGGGATGCACCTTTAGATCAGGTGCAGGTGGCCTCTCCACTGTCCCCTAAAGCATCACCTCAGGCTGCAGAAGACCAAACAAGATCTAGTTTGATAGTTAGCAGATAGGACCTCCacttagaaatgaagaaagtggTTCAGAGAAAGTAACTTGATTAAGCTCCTACTGAGCTTAGCTATGAATCAGGAGTAGGCTTAAGCATTAGAGAGGTATCCTATAGCAACCCTTTAGAGAATGGGTTGGACTATTGGTGAAAGAATGTGGgtccagaaattttatttccagcATTGAGACCAGTCCTTTGGGTTGTTACCATTTTGCTCATCGCTTCTCCCTCTATGTATGCTCCTCAGGACAGGGATGAGCGTCTCCCCACCCCCTGTTGTATACCAGCACCTAGGGCAGCACTCGGCACACTGGCTCGATGAATGTTGAATTAGTTGTAGAAATGCATATTAGAGTTCTGATTCAATTGCCTAATTTTAAGCTAAACTAGAGAACTATGATGTGCAGGAAATGATTAAAGCATGAATAGAAAGACACCAACATCTCCAAGAAAAATCAGGACAAGATCATGTGTGAATAAAGGGGAACAAGGGTGTTGAACGTTTGAAGAGTGAAGTATATCATTCGTATCAAGTCAGGCCTGAGTTTGCCAGCCAAGTTAGTTTGTGAGAGAGCAAAGCTAAACCAACTAACATCTGAATTTGTAAGTTTGAGTTCTAAATTTGGGTACAAGTTTTCATATGCTTCATATTCAGTACCTCCACATGACTATTCTTGAAGCTGCTATCTACAAAATCACTACCATTTCCCCATCCCGCAGAAATACTCCTAAAATATGTAACAATATAACTGGATTACAACACCTGTAACAGGCCATGGTTGTGGTTCTTCTGAAAAATGAGTTGTCCAACGTGGCTGAAAAATCAGTGGTCTAACATGGTCAACAGTTACACTGAACATGCAGTGGAAAAGCATGGGCTTTGCAGCAAGATCAATCTGGGCTCAAGTGGTGACTTTGTCACATACTAACTAGGCAAGTGACCTTGATTAAGTCACCTCTCTGAATCTTTCCTCAGCTGTACAATGGGGAATAATATTACACGCCTCACTGGGCTacagtgaggattaaattagataatgtagCTTATGAAAAGCATAACACAGTTAAATAGTGTAGAGCAGGCGCTGGGATGAGTGGATCTCTTTAGAAATGGGTGCATCCCAGTCAGGTGCACTGCTCTGGGGATACACAGAGGGTGAAGACAAAGGGGCCGGGCTGCTTTTTAGTTGCAGGAGATGGGTCACAAGTGTGGGTTTGGTGTGTCTGGATCGTTGGTTAGGCCTGCTAACCCAACAATCTGCATTTTCTCGGCTAACAAGATGTTTTCATGCGAATGCATGTATATCTGTGTAATGAGGTCGTTTCCTCTTAAAGGCTCTTTCTAGCTCAGACATCTCTGATTGCGCCAGGCCTAATTAGCCTCTGAGGGGTGCTTTACACATGCTGTTTCTTTAATGAGTGAGCCTCCGGATAACCCAAAGAAACAATGAATTCGTTAGCAATATGTCAGATGCTTTCCAGTCATTTATTTTTCGCTAGTTCTAATATTTATGCTTCTTGGGGAAAAGGTGAGAATTTGGGGAGGGAGGATAAGGCACCAAATACCTTGGTTTCCAGAAGCGAGCCAAATTTTCTTCCCTGAAGAGGCTTAAGGAAGTAATCCAACTCCGGTTCTGAGACAATCCAATCCGCAGTTTTCGCCTGGCTTTGGCTCCTCGCCGGGCTCACTCCCCGCGCAGTAGAGACATTGGCCAGCCCTACGCGAGGCCGGCGAGAGTCCACCGTCTCCCAGGAGGGCGGGACCGAAGCTCAGGAGCTGGGAGCAGAGGGCAAGAAGTCTGGGGTTCGCGCGTGCAGGGGTGGGCGCCGCGGGACTACAACTCCCGGCATGCCCTGCGGCTTGCGCCGAACGCGGTTGGCTGGGAACTCCAGCCTCGCTGCCTTCACTGGCCAATGGGACGCAGGAGAGAGACCTGACCCGGATTCTCAGGGACCAATGGCCGTACAGGGGAGGCGGGGGCTTCCTTACCACTCACCTTGCGCTCGGAAAAAACCACATTTAAAAGGTCGTGCGGGGCCAAGTTCCGGCGGGCAGAGAGACCAGAGGCAGAGGGCGCGGCGGCGTCCCCGAGAGCGGCGCCGGGAGGGCCCGGGTCCCCGCGAGGCGCGCGCCGGACGTCGCCGGGGGCGGGGTCAGGGGCGGGGCCTGGCCTCGTTGTGGAGCGGCTCCTAATCCATCATGGCGGCCGCGGGGGTCGGTGTTGGTCCCTGAGCAGCGCTGGAGCCGGAGCCGGTTCCCGGGTCCTGCGGCTGAGGAGCCCCTCCATTGTCCACGGCCCCCACCTGCGGGGGGAGGCTGGGTCTCGCGGCGGAGTTCCGGGGATGTGACTGCCTGGCGGCGGCGGCTGTAACAACGTCCGGAGCCGGGGGAGAGGTTGTCTCGGGCAGAGACCCCTGGGCTCGGGGCAGCTGAGGCGGCCGGGCCTCCTCCCCTCTCCGCCCGCCTCCCGCCTTCCCAGGCCGCGAGGGTCCTTCGTCCCGTACAGCCCTGCCCCGGCTCTGGGACACTGGGGGTGGTCTCTGTTTCCCCCAGACCTGGGACACCCCGTTTCCTGAGGCGTGGAGGAGCGACGCCCCCGAGTAAGCCGCCCGTGCCCCGCCCCGGCAGCCTCCCCGTACCCCCCGGTCCGCCCCTCGCTCCCTCTCCCGGCCTCCAGTTTGGCCACGGAGCCCCCCCATTCATATTCCCTCCCTGCTGTCAAGTggcctcccctttcccccaggtTGCTCCCGAGAGCCTCCAATGCCCTGACTTCTTCCAATGTCACCTACGGTCCCCTTAGTCTCAGCCCAAACAAAAACtttaatgcaaaggaaaagtctGGACTGGTTTCACAGGCCTTTTAAAAAGCGGACTTAAAAGTTGCTGGCAGTGCATTCCTTCTCGTCAGAGTCGAGGGCAAGCTCTCGCTGAAGTCTGGGTGACCCGTGTCCTTTTCCGGAGCGCACGGTAGAGAAGCAGGAGCGGCAGCTAGTTGGGCAGGAAATTTGTCggaagatgaagaaactaaggggGTGGGTGACTTCCAcaggaaaagttctggagaagCATCCAGAGACGATCAACATTTCCTTTATGTTGTGGGAATCGAAATGACTTTAGTGTTACTGACCCTTTGACAGCATCCCTgtgaatgtttttcttcttgaaaagaCGGAAACTTACTCAGCCAGTAAAAGACACTTAAACTCAAGAAACTTTTGGGTAGCACTGCAATTACATTACTTCAAATTGATAAACTGCAGAAGTAATCGGAACTCCTGTTTACATATGTCAACCTAAAaactctgcttcctttttttacGGAAGatgtctttttgtgattgaccTCAATTACTGACTTGTGGAGATTCGGTGAATGTGAAATCCCAAATAtatactgtttctttttaagCCCACTGACCATTCTGGAAGATCTTGAACCCTTTTCCGGAAAGGGGTGCCTATTATTACTTTATGGGGCAGCAGCCTGGAAAAGTTCTTGGGGACCAGAGAAGGCCAAGTTTGCCTGCCCTGCACTTTATCAAAGGAGCAGGGAAGAAGGAATCATCGAGGCATGGGGGTCCACACTGCAATGTTTTTGTGGAACATGGTGAGTGCTGTTCAAGCTTTCTGGTCCTATTTTTCCTCATGTATCAGCTTAGGGATGCATAAGGGACTTTTGAACAACAGCGTTTGTGTCCAGCTGTACTTAAAACTTGTGTTACTATAGTTTTCTTAGTTTGTGGTGGAACTTTCTTTGTATAAGAAGAAGTTACTTGGGGACTCTGGATGGCTTTATTCAAAATCTCTTTGAGTTGTTTATTTCTTGCCTAATTCCCCTTCTAACTCACTGTTGACCTTAGATAAGCCATTTTACTCTTCCAGTTTCCTGAGGAGACTGGACTTAAGTGGTTTCTCAGGATCAGAGTCCATGATCCTGCTCTAAACCTTAGGCTTGGGCTATACCCGAGGTACATGGATCCTTTACTGCTTTATCCACAGGGAGCTTTTATCGTATCCTCAAGAGTGCTTGTGTTGCCCAAAAGGTTAAGAACCACAGATCCTAGTTGACACTAATATCCTTGACCTTTTCAGTCATAAGTAGGACCTGAAAATACGCACTTTGGAGCTACGTGGGAAAAATTGAGTGGGGAAGCGGTGTCCCTTGTGAATTGAGGATACCCCCCCTCTTCTGGTTATTTTACCTTACACAGGAGTAATCGTTTCCCCAGGGATGGACGGAGCTTTTATCCTCCTCTCTCCCTACTTTGGATGACATTTGGGGCAAGAAAGGTTGTCTTTGACATTTTTATGAATATAGTTGGCATTTGATTGCAGACAATATGTGTTATACCATATACTTCCCATAATTCTATGTGTAGTTTTAAAGCTAAGGGTCAGCTTAGACAGATGTTCGTATCAGGGGCCAGCCGTGAGCCAGTTAATTAGGGGCCTGTTTGTACTGTTGTAGCCTCACATTTTTCAAACTGTGTACTTTATATTGAAATATCGGTCCCACCCACTCTATAAGCAAATGTGAGATGAGTGCAGGTGGCATATACTTTGAAATTCGATCTCAAATGCCTTTTAACAATGGGTGACCACAATAAACAAAGGTCTCTGTTGCATGAACTTGCACTTGACTGTGGAGGTTTTACTTTCTTATAGAAAAATACCTCATCTAAATGATTTGAGTACTCGAATTgtatttttccttgaaatattaGTTACATTTTAGCCCTGGTTTTAGACAGGCAGAAATGGAAATTTGTTACATTATGGTGCTTTCCCAATTCAGGATTTATAAAgtgatttatttatgtttttaactaGTGATGATCATGCAGCCTTAGATAATGAAAATTGGTACATATTTTTTGGAGAGCTTTGGCCAAAGTTACcagaatttaaaatgcatataccaATAACCCGGTAATCTCACATCCAGGAAGCTCTTCTCGTACAGAACAGTATAGTCCCTTAGGTGTCCCTGATACCCTTTCAGAGAGTTGAGGTTAAAACTGTTTTCATATTAATGCAATACTTAGATGTTATTTGCACTCTTTGCACGGATGGTGAATGGTGCCGAGGTCATGCAGGCTCCTGAGCACGAATCGAGGCAGTAGCATTACACCTCACTCTACTAGTAGCCAGTGTGTTCGTTGTGCTCGTGAAAAATACATTGTGCCATgcactcataaataaataaatacatacaataaaaattcGTTTTTCGCTTaaagaatgtccttgatgaagcagGAAAGATTAATTTTATGAACCATTGGCCCTTGCGTATACGTTTTTTTTTAGTACGCTGTAGGTTGAAATGAGAAGTACACGTAAAGCACTTCTGCTGTGCACTGAGGGATATCGGTTATCTCCAAGAGAAGCAGATGGGCAGTTGTTTGAGTTGCAAGCTGTACTAGCTGCTTTTTTCATGGAACTACCATTTTTCAACTACCACTGACAAACAATGGTTATTCAGGCTAAAAAGAGTATAAAGGAGTCTTTTAAGGAAAACAACTGGTAGTATATGTTGCCAGTGATAAAATTTTAGCTTTCCAATGAAAATTaggattttggaaaacttgtatctgcTATTGTGATGTAGAGATTGGTGGTGATATTTTAcaaatgtgatgttttgatataatgaaatgtattattcAGAAAATCTACATAATTCAGTGAGCCAGTATTTTCTAAGTGATCAGTACGTGATATTATAAAATCACACACAGGTAAAAGATCCATCCAAGGTGCAAGAtggaccaatggattttaatgtaacaataCAAAAGTTCCCTGATACAGTTTTAGATTCTACATCacaactaacctttaagaaactaccacttaaGGTGTTTTGGTGCAgcttcaaagaagaaaatctacTTATCTAAAAAGGCTACTCTTTTTGTGGAAGAGTTATTTTctagtaataaaaaatgtttttaaattaataattaagaatttttcagtttaaatttctAATATGGAAACATTGGTGAAATAGCCTATATAAATAAGAGCTCGTTGGGGGTCTTTAGTAATTCTCAAGAGTGTAAAGAGGTCCTGAGataaaaaaagtttgagaactgctactATAGGGGGTCTGTCACAGAGGCACACAAGGCTGTTTATTGCAGGTGTACTCTAAAGCACTAACCCTGAAAGGCATCCATGTAGTGGCTAAGTGGAAAAAAGCAAATTGGAAATGAGTC contains these protein-coding regions:
- the EXOSC2 gene encoding exosome complex component RRP4 isoform X1, coding for MAMEMRLPVARKPLSESVGRDTKKHLVVPGDTITTDTGFMRGHGTYMGEEKLIASVAGSVERVNKLICVKALKTRYNGEVGDIVVGRITEVQQKRWKVETNSRLDSVLLLSSMNLPGGELRRRSAEDELAMRGFLQEGDLISVSCTLDYSVSVLYTELGNGALIAEVQAVFSDGAVSLHTRSLKYGKLGQGVLVQVSPSLVKRQKTHFHDLPCGASVILGSNGFIWIYPTPEHKEEDAGGFTANLEPVALADREVISRLRNCIISLVTQRMMLYDTSILYCYEASLPHQIKDLLKPEIMEEVVMETRQRLLEQEG
- the EXOSC2 gene encoding exosome complex component RRP4 isoform X4 encodes the protein MAMEMRLPVARKPLSESVGRDTKKHLVVPGDTITTDTGFMRGHGTYMGEEKLIASVAGSVERVNKLICVKALKTRYNGEVGDIVVGRITERRRSAEDELAMRGFLQEGDLISAEVQAVFSDGAVSLHTRSLKYGKLGQGVLVQVSPSLVKRQKTHFHDLPCGASVILGSNGFIWIYPTPEHKEEDAGGFTANLEPVALADREVISRLRNCIISLVTQRMMLYDTSILYCYEASLPHQIKDLLKPEIMEEVVMETRQRLLEQEG
- the EXOSC2 gene encoding exosome complex component RRP4 isoform X3; protein product: MAMEMRLPVARKPLSESVGRDTKKHLVVPGDTITTDTGFMRGHGTYMGEEKLIASVAGSVERVNKLICVKALKTRYNGEVGDIVVGRITEVQQKRWKVETNSRLDSVLLLSSMNLPGGELRRRSAEDELAMRGFLQEGDLISGVLVQVSPSLVKRQKTHFHDLPCGASVILGSNGFIWIYPTPEHKEEDAGGFTANLEPVALADREVISRLRNCIISLVTQRMMLYDTSILYCYEASLPHQIKDLLKPEIMEEVVMETRQRLLEQEG
- the EXOSC2 gene encoding exosome complex component RRP4 isoform X2, yielding MAMEMRLPVARKPLSESVGRDTKKHLVVPGDTITTDTGFMRGHGTYMGEEKLIASVAGSVERVNKLICVKALKTRYNGEVGDIVVGRITEVQQKRWKVETNSRLDSVLLLSSMNLPGGELRRRSAEDELAMRGFLQEGDLISAEVQAVFSDGAVSLHTRSLKYGKLGQGVLVQVSPSLVKRQKTHFHDLPCGASVILGSNGFIWIYPTPEHKEEDAGGFTANLEPVALADREVISRLRNCIISLVTQRMMLYDTSILYCYEASLPHQIKDLLKPEIMEEVVMETRQRLLEQEG